From Enhydrobacter sp., the proteins below share one genomic window:
- a CDS encoding class II aldolase/adducin family protein, which translates to MNAPIAADLPVTGVDVYSLPPAEGEAVLRRQLAAAYRLVDHFGWTELIYGHLTARVPGDQPHFLINPFGLNYDEVTASNLVKIDLDGNTIGEATHPVNYAGFVIHSAIHMAHQDRHRAVMHTHTRAGMAVAATREGLLPISMNATAFHGNLAYHDYEGVSLELDERSRLLVDLGDKTAMMLRNHGLLTTGRSVAEAFLRLYRLERACQTQIDAGAAGTIAVMGDNVAGKSRAQLEGFCDDNTGGGDLEFAALIRKLDRIDTSWRH; encoded by the coding sequence ATGAACGCACCCATCGCTGCCGATCTGCCGGTCACCGGCGTCGACGTCTATTCCCTGCCGCCCGCCGAGGGCGAGGCGGTGCTGCGCCGCCAGCTCGCGGCGGCCTATCGCCTGGTCGATCATTTCGGCTGGACCGAACTGATCTACGGCCATCTGACGGCACGCGTGCCGGGCGACCAGCCGCACTTCCTCATCAACCCGTTCGGCCTCAACTACGACGAGGTGACGGCCTCGAACCTGGTCAAGATCGACCTCGACGGCAACACCATCGGCGAGGCGACGCATCCGGTGAACTACGCCGGCTTCGTCATCCATTCGGCGATCCACATGGCGCACCAGGACCGCCATCGCGCCGTCATGCACACCCACACCCGCGCCGGCATGGCGGTGGCGGCGACGCGCGAGGGGCTGCTGCCGATCTCGATGAACGCCACGGCGTTCCACGGCAACCTCGCCTATCACGACTACGAGGGCGTCAGCCTCGAGCTCGACGAGCGCTCGCGCCTGCTGGTCGATCTCGGCGACAAGACGGCGATGATGCTGCGCAACCACGGGCTGCTGACCACCGGCCGCTCGGTGGCCGAGGCGTTCCTCCGGCTCTATCGCCTCGAGCGCGCCTGCCAGACCCAGATCGACGCCGGCGCCGCCGGCACCATCGCGGTGATGGGCGACAACGTCGCCGGCAAGTCGCGCGCCCAGCTCGAGGGCTTCTGCGACGACAACACCGGCGGCGGCGACCTCGAATTTGCCGCCCTGATCCGCAAGCTCGACCGCATCGACACGAGCTGGAGACACTAG
- a CDS encoding phytanoyl-CoA dioxygenase family protein, producing the protein MGKRLSDEAVARYRRDGYHFPLRVLSAGEARSCRERLEAQERALGGPLQGEMRHKVHLLFTWANELVRHPAILDAVEDVIGPDILCWSTTFFTKEARSPSFVSWHQDATYWGLSTDDVVTAWIAFADAPVESGAMKFWPGSHLRRQLEHRDTFDRDNLLTRGQEIAVEVPAGEGVDVPLRAGEMSLHHVLLVHGSGPNTTDDRRIGFAVRYIPPHVRQLKVRDSATLVRGRDTHGNFDLEPAPRADLDAAALAAHRDATERSAKALYSGTDRTRFRA; encoded by the coding sequence ATGGGCAAGCGTCTCAGCGACGAGGCGGTGGCGCGCTACCGCCGCGACGGCTACCACTTTCCGCTGCGCGTCCTGTCGGCCGGCGAGGCGCGCTCCTGCCGCGAGCGGCTCGAGGCGCAGGAGCGCGCGCTCGGCGGGCCGCTGCAGGGCGAGATGCGCCACAAGGTGCACCTGCTCTTCACCTGGGCCAACGAGCTGGTGCGCCATCCGGCGATCCTCGATGCCGTCGAGGACGTGATCGGCCCCGACATCCTGTGCTGGAGCACGACCTTCTTCACCAAGGAGGCGCGCTCGCCCTCCTTCGTCTCATGGCACCAGGACGCGACCTACTGGGGCCTCTCGACCGACGACGTCGTCACCGCCTGGATCGCCTTCGCCGACGCGCCGGTCGAGAGCGGCGCCATGAAGTTCTGGCCGGGCAGCCATCTCAGGCGCCAGCTCGAGCACCGCGACACCTTCGACAGGGACAACCTGCTGACCCGCGGCCAGGAGATCGCCGTCGAGGTGCCGGCGGGCGAAGGCGTCGACGTGCCGCTCCGGGCCGGCGAGATGTCGCTGCACCACGTCCTGCTGGTGCACGGCTCGGGCCCCAACACCACCGACGACCGGCGCATCGGCTTCGCCGTGCGCTACATCCCGCCGCACGTGCGCCAGCTCAAGGTGCGCGATTCGGCGACCCTCGTGCGCGGCCGCGACACGCACGGCAACTTCGACCTCGAGCCCGCGCCCCGGGCCGATCTCGATGCCGCCGCGCTCGCCGCCCACCGCGACGCGACGGAACGCTCGGCGAAGGCCCTCTATTCAGGCACGGATCGGACGAGGTTCCGGGCCTGA
- a CDS encoding molybdopterin-dependent oxidoreductase, whose product MTHQRTFTTAHWGVYEVEYDDRGNALQLHPFSKDPDPSPIGLHMLSDEVARLRVRRPAVRRSWLEKGPGAAPEKRGREPFVELPWDEALDLVAGELTRVKRVHSNRSIFGGSYGWSSAGRFHHAQSQVHRFLNSVGGYVRHQDSYSLGAARVLMPHIVATMEDLMSMHTPWDVLADHCRLFVTFGGVPHKNAQINAGGATLHHVKGGLHRMREKGVRFVNVTPTGEDIDTGGAVEWLAIRPNTDAALILALCHVLHEEKLHDRAFLDRCTVGFDRFAPSLKDKTPQWAEKITGIPASRIAALAREMAATRTTVSIGWSLQRSHHGEQPFWALVTLACMLGQIGLPGGGFGVGYGPVNLMGSSFPKYSGPTLPQGSNAVSDFIPVARFADMLLNPGGKVSYNGRDLTYPDIRLVYWAGGNPFHHHQDLNRLMTAWRKPETIVFHEQFWTPAARMADIVLPATTSLERDDIGYGSREPFLVAMKKAREPIGEARDDYWIFGELARRLGARDVYTEGRDTMGWLRHLYELSREKSAQAGVAIPPFEEFWQAGIAEARGETREPVMLARFRADPAKHPLKTPSGRIEIFSETIASFGYDDCPGHATWIEPAEWLGSPAAGRHPLHMLSDQPTDKLHSQLDHSPHARATKVRGRQPVTLHPQDAAARGIAEGDLVRVFNDRGACLAAARLSDRIRRSVVRLSTGAWFDPEDAGSNRPLEKHGNPNALTLDIGASKLSQGCIAQTCLVEIERFDGPAPPVTAHRLPVFAGRR is encoded by the coding sequence CCGGCGGTGCGCCGCAGTTGGCTCGAGAAGGGGCCGGGCGCGGCACCGGAGAAGCGCGGCCGCGAGCCGTTCGTCGAGCTGCCCTGGGATGAAGCCCTCGATCTGGTGGCCGGCGAGTTGACCCGCGTGAAGCGCGTCCATTCCAACCGGTCGATCTTCGGCGGGTCCTACGGCTGGTCGAGCGCCGGGCGCTTCCACCACGCCCAGAGCCAGGTCCACCGTTTCCTCAATTCCGTCGGCGGCTACGTGCGCCACCAGGATTCCTACAGCCTGGGCGCGGCGCGCGTGCTGATGCCGCACATCGTGGCGACGATGGAAGACCTGATGAGCATGCATACCCCGTGGGACGTGCTGGCCGACCATTGCAGGCTGTTCGTCACCTTCGGCGGCGTGCCGCACAAGAACGCGCAGATCAACGCCGGCGGCGCCACCCTGCATCACGTCAAGGGCGGGCTCCACCGGATGCGCGAGAAGGGCGTGCGCTTCGTCAACGTCACGCCGACCGGCGAGGACATCGACACCGGCGGCGCGGTGGAATGGCTGGCGATCCGGCCCAACACCGACGCCGCCCTGATCCTCGCGCTCTGCCACGTGCTGCACGAGGAGAAGCTCCACGACCGCGCCTTCCTCGACCGCTGCACGGTGGGCTTCGACCGCTTCGCGCCGTCGCTGAAGGACAAGACCCCGCAATGGGCCGAGAAGATCACCGGCATTCCCGCCTCGCGCATCGCAGCCCTCGCGCGCGAGATGGCGGCGACGCGCACGACGGTCAGCATCGGCTGGTCGTTGCAGCGCAGCCATCACGGCGAGCAGCCCTTCTGGGCGCTGGTGACGCTCGCCTGCATGCTGGGTCAGATCGGGCTGCCGGGCGGCGGCTTCGGCGTCGGCTACGGCCCGGTCAACCTGATGGGCAGCTCCTTCCCGAAATATTCCGGCCCGACCCTGCCGCAGGGCAGCAACGCGGTGAGCGACTTCATCCCGGTCGCTCGCTTCGCCGACATGCTGCTCAATCCCGGCGGCAAGGTGAGCTACAACGGCCGCGATCTCACCTATCCCGACATCCGCCTGGTCTACTGGGCCGGCGGCAATCCCTTCCATCACCATCAGGATCTCAACCGGCTGATGACGGCCTGGCGCAAGCCCGAGACCATCGTCTTCCACGAGCAGTTCTGGACGCCGGCCGCGCGCATGGCCGACATCGTCCTGCCGGCGACCACCAGCCTCGAGCGCGACGACATCGGCTACGGCAGCCGCGAGCCGTTCCTGGTCGCCATGAAGAAGGCGCGCGAGCCGATCGGCGAGGCGCGCGACGACTACTGGATCTTCGGTGAACTGGCCCGCCGTCTCGGCGCCAGAGACGTCTACACCGAGGGTCGCGACACGATGGGCTGGCTGCGGCATCTCTACGAGCTGTCGCGCGAGAAGTCGGCGCAGGCGGGCGTCGCGATCCCGCCGTTCGAAGAGTTCTGGCAGGCCGGCATCGCCGAGGCCAGGGGCGAGACGCGCGAGCCCGTCATGCTCGCGAGGTTCCGCGCGGACCCAGCGAAGCATCCGCTCAAGACGCCGTCCGGCAGGATCGAGATCTTCTCCGAGACCATCGCCTCGTTCGGCTACGACGACTGCCCCGGCCACGCGACCTGGATCGAGCCGGCCGAATGGCTGGGCTCGCCCGCCGCCGGGCGCCACCCGCTGCACATGCTGTCGGACCAGCCGACCGACAAGCTGCACAGCCAGCTCGACCATTCGCCGCACGCGCGCGCCACCAAGGTCAGGGGACGCCAGCCGGTGACGCTGCACCCGCAGGACGCCGCCGCGCGCGGCATCGCCGAGGGCGACCTGGTGCGCGTCTTCAACGACCGCGGCGCCTGCCTCGCCGCGGCGCGGCTCAGCGACCGCATCCGGCGCAGCGTGGTGCGGCTGTCGACCGGCGCCTGGTTCGACCCGGAGGATGCCGGCTCCAACCGCCCGCTCGAGAAGCACGGCAACCCGAACGCGCTCACGCTCGACATCGGTGCCTCCAAGCTCAGCCAGGGCTGCATCGCCCAGACCTGCCTGGTCGAGATCGAGCGCTTCGACGGGCCGGCGCCGCCGGTGACGGCGCACCGCCTGCCGGTGTTTGCCGGCCGGCGCTAG